Below is a genomic region from Deltaproteobacteria bacterium.
CAGGTAGGCCGCGCCGCCCGCCGCCGCCAGCTCGCCGTCAAATGGGGCACCGACCACGAGGCCCGCCTCGGTGACGGCGATCGAGGCTCCGAAGCGGTCGCCTGCGCGTGGCGTCGGCTTCGCGAAGATCCGGATCGGCGCGCCAGTATCGGCGCGCAGGAGGAAGACGACGCCCTCACCCCGATGATTCCCGGGTGCACCGACCAGGAGGCGGTTTCCCGCGGCCGCCACCGCAAAGCCGAACTGGTCCCCGTCCGTCGCGTGCGGATTCGTGAGTGTGAGCAGGAGCCTCCCGGTGCCGCCTGCGAAGAGGAAGGCCTTCCCGGGGCTGTCACTGGTTCCAGGCGCACCGACGAGGACGTTCGCGCCCACTGCCGCGATCGCGGAACCGAACCGGCCAGCTCCCCCGGGGCTCTCGAAGGTCCGCAGCGGCTCGCCCGTCCCGCCGCGGAAGAGGTGGACCGTGCCCGTCCCGGGCGCGCCGACCAGGAGGTCGCCGGCCAGATCGGCGACCGCGGCGCCGAAGGCGCCGTCCGCTGCGGGTCTCGGCGGAAGGAGGGGCAGGGGGGGAGTGTCCGTGGGACCGAAGACGAAGGCCGCTCCGCCTCCGGGCGCCGCTGTGTCATCTCCGGGCGCGCCGACCAGCACGCTGTCACCGACGGCCGCCACCGCGGCACCGAAGGCGTCGCGCGCGGCGGGCGTCCCCGGCTTGCGCAGGACGCGAAGCAGGCGGCCGAACGTCGGGCTCGACGCGCTGACCACGTAGACGATCCCGGCGTCGGGCGCTGCGCTCCCGTCACGGGGCGCGCCGATGAGGAACGTGTCGCCGCCGGCGGCGAGAGCCGCGCCCATCTGCTCGGGAACCGACGACGCTGTCTCGGGCGGCCGCAGCGTCAGGGCGAGCTCGAAGAGGGGCGCCATCGTGGCCGGAAGGGTGGTGGACGTCAACGACGTGGTGGTGGTGACGACGGGCTGCGTGGTGGTCGGGATGGCGAGGGTCATGGTGCTGAGGGTGGGCACCGTGGCGATGTGAGCAGTGGCGGACACCACACCCAGGATCGTCTCGCCGCCGCGGATCGTGGCGCCCGAAGCGGCGGGCGGGATCGCGAGCGTGAGCGCCCCCAGGACGAGCAGGCCGCGAAGGCGACCGGGAGCGTTCATATGGACGGATTCACGCGCGTTGCTCTCGCTCCTCGGCGCGTCGTCAGCAACGCACCGACGCGAGAGCTGTACGGCGGCGCCGGAGCGCCCGTCAACCCCACAGTGCCCCAGAGACGCACCGCGCAGGCTCTCTGTGTCATGCGCTCCTCACGGGTTGCCGCTCGCCTTGACGCTCCGCTCGCCCCTGGGGCATCCTCGCGCGGGCCCCACGTGCTGGACGGGCGGCCAGAAGCGATCCTCACGATCCTCCGCTCCGCGGGGTCCGCGTCGCCCGACCCATTGCTCGGCGAGGTGCTGGAGGCGTTCCGGCGGCAGTGGCTCGCGCTCGCCCGCCAGCGCTATCCCGAGCTGCACGACGACCTCGAGGACGCGGTCCAGAGCGCCCTCGTGAAGCTCATTTCCAGAGAGAAGCTGGACGGGCTGAAGGACGTCACCCGCCTCGAGTCCTGGGCCCGCAGCCTCTTCGTCCACACGGTTCTCGACCTCGCCCGCGAGAGCGGCCGTCACCGAGCCCGACGGGCGTACCTCGCATCCCCCGACCAGGATCCGGAGGAGATGCTGCGGGACGGGCTGCCCGTGGATCGCCCCACCCCGGAGGAGATGACCGCCTACCGCGAGCGTCTCGAGATCGTGGCGCGGTG
It encodes:
- a CDS encoding sigma-70 family RNA polymerase sigma factor; its protein translation is MDGFTRVALAPRRVVSNAPTRELYGGAGAPVNPTVPQRRTAQALCVMRSSRVAARLDAPLAPGASSRGPHVLDGRPEAILTILRSAGSASPDPLLGEVLEAFRRQWLALARQRYPELHDDLEDAVQSALVKLISREKLDGLKDVTRLESWARSLFVHTVLDLARESGRHRARRAYLASPDQDPEEMLRDGLPVDRPTPEEMTAYRERLEIVARCAEKLDVARMKFVEDMPEKDIALRQNLTRDGVAGQLKRIRRALRIAFGDEE